From one Cardiocondyla obscurior isolate alpha-2009 linkage group LG06, Cobs3.1, whole genome shotgun sequence genomic stretch:
- the LOC139103049 gene encoding uncharacterized protein isoform X2, with translation MDRLANWTRDKSLVTAPSWNTIQQDIRWAFLLHAYSFACLFFVLGFYTFFSILNLRSLISTRPFMSTINIFLCLLGTSRAASLCIDAYNLKEILPKVIGSIIWDIGYPCITSAFCLIQLAFLQLTKLKFGPEKIQKESCLSLIITAHFFFVIASDIVLSSHNCYMAKYMVQVAFLVWSVLLYLAFLHAAYKVDHLLRTMPSSMLTRDNTNAHQKGIMQLAMLAPYSNLATSVAAALVPTLLGPARMKSTEENEPANMKKILEEDSVEGESQVTKVCKIETPAQKEIQNTAIPMVCTVQSSLHEHKSSVPEVYVRPPTPTPSTANLPIITVSSPSRRSSMASRRGSDTSTKSSRRNSECSVRFVNEDNMTECKRITEGSPRSLPRMREEFERNRSPESPRRNSENITPTGSTRELRRCSDFTHEKNRGSQFATKLRRNSDFGNRTPRRMLPPDEQGRLPKVLDLSPTGSRRNSDIGTFISPKPDSRRNSESSYRRNSEFIHIKPLMINRRSSDISIRTLDRSPTHFQSIVPIKAEIQEKSESDSDHPDCSEKAALMNEKSKSKEEEPKIRKKNLSWNDKNIEDSEDITPETNLLPENTSGEARIMGTDFTLHSILNHIAYVNRTKSDTPLHIPETDTTVARKSQMQRVLNVTRATAILGILLCVTDAFRIFGPYGLFAETVPYGTEPAPMQFPTPWPWLLYQTIPRIFEFVMGCAMANITKQPSANPRHQYLSNYPNYSPRVNRVNNPYI, from the exons atcTCTCATATCAACCAGACCGTTTATGTccacaattaatatatttttatgtttactCGGGACGTCGAGAGCTGCTTCTTTGTGCATAGATGCATACAATCTTAAGGAGATTCTGCCCAAAGTCATTGGCTCAATTATATGGGACATTGGATATCCATGCATTACATCTGCTTTTTGTTTAATACAACTGGCTTTTCTGCAACTGACCAAG CTGAAATTTGGTCCAGAGAAGATACAGAAAGAATCCTGTCTCAGTCTCATTATAACAgcacacttttttttcgtaattgcCAGCGACATTGTTTTGTCCTCCCACAATTGTTACATGGCCAAGTATATGGTTCAAGTAGCATTTCTTGTCTGGAGCGTTCTTTTATACCTCGCGTTTCTGCACGCGGCTTACAAAGTCGATCATTTGCTTCGGACTATGCCAAGTAGCATGCTTACACGGGACAATACCAATGCACACCAGAAAG GTATCATGCAACTCGCGATGTTAGCACCGTATAGCAATCTGGCAACTTCAGTCGCTGCTGCGCTAGTACCTACTTTACTTGGCCCAGCTAGAATGAAGAGCACGGAAGAAAATGAACCtgcaaatatgaaaaaaattttagaggAAGATTCTGTAGAAGgag aATCGCAAGTCACTAAGGTGTGCAAAATAGAGACACCAgcacaaaaagaaatacagaATACTGCGATACCTATGGTGTGCACCGTACAATCATCATTGCATGAACATAAGTCCTCAGTACCGGAAGTTTACGTTAGACCACCTACTCCTACTCCATCAACTGCTAATCTGCCGATAATAACTGTGTCTAGTCCTAGTCGTAGAAGTTCTATGGCCAGCCGACGAGGCAGTGATACTTCCACTAAATCATCACGCAGAAATTCTGAATGCAGTGTTAGATTTGTAAACGAAGATAATATGACAGAATGCAAGCGTATAACAGAAGGTAGTCCCAGATCTTTACCAAGAATGCGAGAAGAATTTGAAAGGAATCGTTCACCTGAGAGTCCACGACGAAATTCGGAAAATATCACACCGACAGGCAGCACTAGAGAATTGAGACGATGTTCCGATTTTACTCATGAAAAGAATCGTGGCTCGCAATTTGCAACTAAGTTGAGAAGAAATAGTGATTTTGGTAACCGAACACCCAGAAGAATGTTGCCGCCTGACGAACAAGGCAGATTGCCAAAAGTTTTGGATCTTAGTCCCACAG gtTCAAGACGTAATTCCGACATTGGTACTTTCATATCACCTAAACCTGACTCGCGTAGAAATTCGGAGAGTTCCTATCGACGCAACTCCGAGTTTATTCATATTAAGCCGTTAATGATAAATCGTCGAAGCAGTGATATCAGTATCAGAACTCTAGATAGAAGTCCTACACACTTTCAGAGTATAGTACCTATTAAAGCAGAAATACAGGAAAAATCTGAATCAGATTCAGATCATCCTGATTGCAGCGAGAAAGCAGCATTAATGAATGAAAAGTCAAAGAGCAAAGAAGAAGAACCGAAAATTCGCAAAAAGAATTTGTCAtggaatgataaaaatattgaagattCAGAGGATATTACGCCAGAAACTAATTTACTTCCTGAAAATACTTCTGGTGAAGCAAGAATTATG GGCACGGACTTCACTCTTCATTCAATATTGAATCATATTGCGTACGTGAATCGAACGAAATCCGATACGCCACTGCATATACCGGAAACGGATACCACAGTTGCCAGGAAATCTCAGATGCAAAGAGTATTAAATGTTACACGCGCTACTGCGATTTTAGGGATCCTTTTATGCGTCACGGATGCCTTTCGTATTTTTGGACCATACG gACTCTTTGCTGAAACTGTACCATATGGTACAGAACCAGCACCGATGCAGTTTCCTACGCCATGGCCGTGGTTGTTGTATCAAACAATACCTAGGATATTTGAATTTGTAATGGGCTGTGCCATGGCGAATATAACTAAACAGCCATCAGCTAATCCACGACATCAGTATTTGAGTAATTATCCTAATTATTCCCCACGGGTAAATCGAGTTAATAATCCTTATATATAA